AAGCCATTATAATTTGAACCATTTTAATATTAATGATTGATATATGGTACTGCAATTCTTGAttgttgtttataaaaaaatcttcgaagaAAACCCAAATTTGTCGTTTACTTATgtgtttaagtttatttttcttcaaacacaaaactttaaaattagccGGTCGTTCCAAACATATCACAAAAACACTCAAATAATCACATCACTATTCTaatggcattcgtgtcatatacactcaaatttacaaaacaaatttaaaacttttcaaccgTAATATCCATACCGACCATAGCCGTATCTTCTTCCGTATCCATAATATCTTCCATATCCTCCATAGCCTCCATAACCTCCATATCCGACTCCAACTCCTACGAAAGGTGCTCCAACATAGACGCCTCCCACAGGAAATCCTCCAAAACCGAATCCAAACTGAGGAGATGGTGACGGCTCTGGTGATGGTGATGGCATTGCCAGGACCACAGCGAAAAGCATGACGCTGAGAAGGAACACTTTCTAAGAAAGAGAAGAAAGTAGGGAATATTATAACTTATCCGTCATAAGTCCATTATTGGGAACGACGTCTTCAATTAACACCAGCAAATTCTGCGCACAGGCTAGAGCTAGATCTTACCTTGA
This sequence is a window from Uranotaenia lowii strain MFRU-FL chromosome 3, ASM2978415v1, whole genome shotgun sequence. Protein-coding genes within it:
- the LOC129758410 gene encoding claw keratin-like, coding for MFKKVFLLSVMLFAVVLAMPSPSPEPSPSPQFGFGFGGFPVGGVYVGAPFVGVGVGYGGYGGYGGYGRYYGYGRRYGYGRYGYYG